A window of the Oscillospiraceae bacterium NTUH-002-81 genome harbors these coding sequences:
- a CDS encoding DEAD/DEAH box helicase produces MPNGANSVHKQLRTELEDYIKSQYFGKSPLLLSALSDHIDDEGLLYQKPFIESSPAYVTVQNGIETASIEPWLKDYFLQLAEAGIGVFPSPFAHQISALEAATRGENLFVSTGTGSGKTECFMWPLLAKMADEARNSKESWAKRGVRTIVMYPMNALVSDQVSRLRRMIGDPDKKFIKIFRNTCGDEVRRPQFGMYTGRTPYPGAQPSTEQDRKLEKTLARMSFPQSDSEQEYFNHLLKEGKIPAKADMHQFLQGLHESRHIPNDEDAELITRFEMQQFCPDILITNYSMLEYMLLRPREQKIWDDTREWLASNNENKLLFVIDEAHMYRGSSGGEVALLIRRLFHKLGISRDRMQFILTTASMPNKNQQDVDSVMKFANELTASDKATRFCYLTGEREVIDGQLKYDIPAELLLSSDPSQFEDKDDLKLSALLSFWRQLEGFDQNINSLEAICNWMYDNLVYYRPFHELIKYCRGNAVSLGELSYGIFPDLSQENALKAVSVLLAIAPLAKNAKGSVLFPARMHMLFKGISGVYACANANCSRSHSEGGLTLGEVYLSDGNLICPHCGSVVYELYNDRRCGALFFKGYVLEDDSELHGNVYLWRYPGQLMDHRMKEVHLFIPIDDFELPAKQGKNAIKPCYLDVKSGFINFTDDSSAGKSWIRKLYYCNYSAKGRPQIITFPTCPHCRHQLSTSQLTSFSTRGNQSFFNLIKSQFQLQPAVPGKDSDPVRFPNEGRKVLLFSDSRQRAAKLARDMSDASDISAARQLFAIAIKTMEEQTVEQSMNTLYDYFCLAAGQRHVQMFHADERTKFAEDCASALNNYNRCVKRGRDYAPRFTIANAPVQMQEYLLRLFAGGYNTLYDSATSWIEPTDQALFNAVDALEENHVTVTDEEFINLFNAWILSICDMSTALGHTINDTVRLKVRPKRGGYGLDKDWEFSKVIREIMGWSDGNETEMAWKRVLKEAFLDSAQPDNGKLYIDLSRVKTRYDATHVWYKCEQCSELTPFFLKGRCPSCGSTHIHKMESDEYEALSFWRRPVADAVQGEPIHVIDTEEHTAQLSHKDQRDDLWSKTEQYELRFQDLIQDGETPVDILSSTTTMEVGIDIGSLVAVGLRNIPPMRENYQQRAGRAGRRGSSLSTIVTFCEDGPHDTLYFNDPIPMFRGDPRRPWIDVRSEKLLQRHLAMVVLQEFLAEKHMSLDTVSAAVFLEDFLDSFKNYLASYSVDKDKLLLPIGVVFHYSEFADELKEALDTLKEKCHAHPELFGVDEGAKEGDAKVLLDALYEEGIIPTYSFPKNVVSTYIPDMNGKILYEVERGLDVAIGEYAPGRAIVVDKQTYQIGGFYYPGSERHHGQSLTPARAYAEDPNYVKQIISCPECGWFGLMEENTKQCPFCGNDDLKITREMMRPWGFAPRNAEAIPDVQLSEEYTAVQQPLYSTLPDAEEMKLAPGCKNIRIASRTNQRIIMLNKGSDDKGFMVCKDCGAAMPGDDISVLNDVNRPYKSKYARNRCRHGNSFNVNLGYDFITDMLVLEFTIDDKVIDARRNDNPWLNRASQSLAEALRLVASKKLDVEFTELVTGYRLRTGAEASYVDIYLYDSLSSGAGYAVSVADAIAELLSDMKELLSSCDCGSACSKCLKHYRNQYVHGILDRFAALQLLEWGVDGIKASPIKPETQINMIMPLANILKQSGCEITADSEITATGRRIKKKIVIYPAMWVEPHATNTIFVNDAYIKYAKPYAVQKILDNI; encoded by the coding sequence ATGCCAAACGGAGCAAATTCTGTTCATAAGCAGTTGCGAACGGAGTTGGAAGACTATATTAAATCACAGTATTTCGGAAAGTCTCCCCTCCTGCTCTCTGCCTTAAGCGATCATATTGATGATGAGGGACTGCTTTACCAGAAACCCTTTATTGAGTCATCTCCGGCATACGTTACTGTCCAAAACGGCATTGAAACAGCATCCATAGAACCTTGGCTGAAAGATTATTTTTTACAGTTGGCAGAAGCGGGTATCGGTGTTTTCCCATCTCCATTTGCTCACCAGATATCTGCGCTTGAAGCAGCAACCAGAGGTGAAAACCTGTTTGTGTCAACGGGTACTGGTTCTGGTAAAACTGAGTGTTTTATGTGGCCGCTTCTTGCGAAGATGGCTGATGAAGCGAGAAACTCCAAAGAATCATGGGCAAAACGAGGTGTTCGCACAATTGTTATGTATCCCATGAACGCTCTGGTTTCAGATCAGGTTAGCCGACTCAGAAGGATGATTGGAGATCCTGATAAGAAGTTTATCAAGATATTCAGAAACACCTGCGGTGACGAAGTTCGCCGTCCCCAATTTGGTATGTATACTGGTCGAACCCCATATCCTGGAGCGCAGCCTTCTACAGAACAGGACAGAAAACTTGAAAAAACTTTGGCCAGAATGTCTTTCCCGCAAAGTGATTCTGAACAAGAATACTTCAATCACCTTCTCAAAGAGGGAAAGATCCCCGCAAAGGCAGATATGCATCAGTTTCTGCAAGGACTTCATGAGAGTAGGCATATTCCAAACGATGAGGACGCAGAGCTAATAACCCGCTTTGAAATGCAGCAATTTTGCCCAGACATTCTCATCACAAACTATTCTATGCTGGAATATATGTTGCTGCGCCCTAGAGAACAGAAAATCTGGGATGATACTCGCGAGTGGCTTGCTTCGAACAACGAGAACAAATTGCTGTTTGTTATTGATGAAGCACACATGTACCGTGGTTCATCAGGCGGTGAAGTTGCGTTGCTGATTCGCAGACTTTTCCATAAACTTGGCATTAGCCGTGACCGCATGCAATTTATACTTACAACCGCAAGTATGCCCAACAAGAATCAGCAAGACGTTGATTCAGTAATGAAGTTTGCAAATGAGCTTACTGCCTCCGACAAAGCAACCCGGTTTTGCTATCTCACCGGCGAAAGAGAAGTCATTGATGGTCAGTTGAAATATGACATACCTGCTGAGCTTCTCTTAAGCTCAGATCCTAGCCAATTTGAGGACAAGGATGACTTAAAGCTTTCTGCGCTCTTGTCGTTCTGGCGTCAATTGGAAGGCTTTGACCAGAATATCAACTCCTTGGAAGCAATCTGCAACTGGATGTACGACAATCTTGTCTATTATCGCCCGTTCCATGAACTCATCAAGTATTGTCGTGGGAATGCAGTATCCCTAGGAGAGTTGTCTTACGGTATCTTTCCGGATCTCAGTCAGGAAAATGCTTTAAAAGCGGTCAGTGTCCTTCTGGCAATTGCACCACTTGCAAAAAACGCCAAGGGTTCTGTCCTTTTCCCTGCACGCATGCATATGCTTTTCAAAGGCATTTCTGGAGTTTATGCCTGTGCCAATGCGAATTGCAGCCGTTCTCATTCGGAAGGAGGTCTCACTTTAGGTGAGGTCTATTTGTCTGATGGTAATTTGATTTGCCCCCATTGTGGCAGTGTGGTCTATGAGCTTTATAATGACAGACGCTGTGGTGCGCTATTCTTCAAGGGCTATGTCCTTGAAGATGACTCGGAACTTCATGGAAATGTATACCTGTGGCGCTACCCCGGTCAGTTAATGGATCACAGGATGAAAGAAGTACATCTGTTTATTCCAATTGACGATTTTGAGCTACCTGCAAAACAGGGTAAAAACGCCATCAAACCCTGTTATCTTGATGTGAAGAGCGGGTTTATCAACTTTACGGATGACTCTTCCGCTGGTAAGTCATGGATTAGAAAGCTATACTACTGCAACTACTCTGCAAAAGGCAGGCCGCAGATCATTACCTTCCCGACCTGCCCGCATTGCAGGCATCAACTTTCTACATCGCAGCTTACCTCATTCAGCACTCGAGGTAATCAGTCTTTCTTCAACTTGATTAAGTCGCAGTTCCAACTGCAACCTGCTGTACCAGGAAAGGACAGTGATCCTGTTCGTTTTCCTAACGAGGGACGCAAGGTTTTGCTTTTCTCTGATAGCCGTCAACGTGCAGCAAAACTGGCTAGAGATATGTCTGATGCTTCGGACATTTCTGCTGCAAGGCAGTTATTTGCAATAGCGATAAAAACAATGGAAGAGCAAACAGTCGAGCAATCCATGAATACGCTGTACGATTATTTCTGCCTTGCAGCTGGTCAGCGTCATGTGCAGATGTTCCATGCCGATGAACGCACAAAATTCGCTGAAGATTGTGCTTCCGCGCTGAATAATTACAATCGATGCGTAAAACGGGGAAGGGACTACGCTCCGCGATTTACGATTGCGAACGCGCCTGTACAGATGCAAGAATACCTTCTTCGACTGTTCGCTGGAGGTTATAACACTTTGTACGACTCCGCTACGAGCTGGATTGAACCTACCGATCAGGCACTTTTTAATGCTGTCGATGCTCTCGAGGAAAACCATGTGACGGTCACCGATGAGGAGTTTATCAATCTCTTCAATGCTTGGATTCTATCGATCTGTGATATGTCTACTGCTCTTGGCCATACCATCAATGATACGGTTCGGTTAAAGGTTCGCCCAAAGCGAGGTGGTTATGGACTTGATAAAGATTGGGAGTTTTCGAAAGTCATCCGAGAGATCATGGGTTGGAGTGACGGAAATGAAACTGAGATGGCTTGGAAACGAGTATTGAAAGAAGCATTCCTTGACTCAGCGCAACCTGATAACGGCAAACTATATATTGATCTTTCCAGAGTAAAGACACGTTATGATGCTACGCATGTATGGTACAAGTGTGAGCAGTGCTCTGAGTTGACACCTTTCTTCCTAAAAGGCAGATGCCCAAGCTGCGGTTCTACTCATATCCACAAGATGGAATCCGACGAATACGAAGCACTTAGTTTCTGGAGAAGGCCGGTTGCTGACGCGGTTCAGGGTGAGCCAATCCATGTGATCGACACAGAGGAGCATACTGCTCAGCTCTCACATAAAGACCAGCGTGACGACCTTTGGAGTAAGACCGAACAATATGAGTTACGCTTCCAGGACTTGATTCAAGATGGTGAAACGCCTGTCGATATTCTCAGCAGCACAACCACCATGGAAGTTGGTATTGATATTGGCTCCCTAGTTGCAGTTGGTCTGCGAAACATTCCTCCAATGCGTGAAAACTATCAACAGAGAGCTGGCCGTGCGGGCCGTCGTGGATCTAGTTTATCTACAATCGTTACCTTCTGTGAAGATGGTCCTCATGATACATTGTACTTCAATGACCCGATTCCCATGTTCCGTGGCGATCCCCGCAGGCCTTGGATCGATGTGCGAAGCGAGAAACTCCTCCAGCGCCATCTGGCTATGGTTGTCTTACAGGAATTTCTCGCAGAAAAACATATGAGCCTTGATACAGTTTCCGCAGCCGTTTTTCTCGAAGATTTCCTTGACAGTTTCAAGAACTATCTTGCTTCCTACAGTGTTGATAAGGACAAGCTCCTTTTGCCTATTGGAGTGGTATTTCATTATTCAGAGTTTGCGGATGAACTCAAAGAGGCCCTTGATACACTTAAAGAAAAATGCCATGCTCATCCCGAGCTTTTTGGTGTAGATGAAGGCGCCAAGGAAGGCGATGCAAAAGTTCTCTTGGATGCTCTTTATGAAGAAGGTATCATCCCAACATATTCGTTCCCGAAGAACGTCGTCAGTACTTATATACCAGATATGAACGGGAAAATCCTTTACGAGGTTGAACGTGGACTTGATGTAGCTATTGGCGAATATGCTCCTGGCAGAGCAATTGTGGTTGATAAGCAAACCTATCAGATTGGCGGATTCTACTATCCTGGAAGTGAACGTCATCACGGTCAATCACTAACCCCGGCACGTGCCTACGCAGAAGACCCAAATTATGTGAAGCAGATTATCTCTTGTCCTGAGTGCGGCTGGTTTGGCTTGATGGAGGAAAACACAAAACAGTGCCCATTCTGTGGGAACGATGATCTCAAAATCACTCGTGAAATGATGCGTCCATGGGGCTTTGCACCAAGAAATGCTGAAGCAATACCGGATGTTCAGCTATCAGAAGAGTATACCGCCGTACAGCAGCCTCTGTATTCAACTCTACCAGATGCAGAAGAAATGAAACTTGCCCCAGGTTGCAAGAACATACGAATTGCTTCACGAACAAATCAGCGAATCATCATGCTGAATAAAGGATCGGATGACAAGGGCTTTATGGTCTGCAAAGACTGTGGTGCTGCTATGCCAGGCGACGATATTTCTGTTCTGAATGACGTTAACAGGCCATACAAGTCAAAGTATGCTCGAAACAGATGCCGTCACGGTAATTCCTTTAATGTGAATCTTGGCTATGACTTCATAACTGATATGTTGGTCCTTGAATTCACAATTGACGACAAGGTTATTGATGCACGCCGTAATGATAATCCATGGCTTAACCGTGCATCTCAATCCTTAGCTGAAGCACTGCGACTGGTAGCAAGCAAAAAACTCGATGTTGAATTCACCGAACTTGTCACCGGTTATCGTCTCAGGACTGGGGCTGAAGCCTCCTATGTCGATATCTATCTTTACGATAGTCTATCGAGCGGCGCTGGTTATGCTGTCAGTGTAGCCGATGCAATTGCCGAACTACTATCCGATATGAAAGAGCTGTTGAGTTCCTGTGATTGTGGATCTGCGTGTTCCAAATGCCTAAAGCATTACAGGAACCAATATGTACATGGCATTCTTGACCGCTTTGCTGCACTTCAGCTCCTTGAATGGGGTGTTGATGGCATAAAAGCATCTCCTATCAAACCAGAGACACAGATTAACATGATCATGCCTTTAGCGAATATCCTTAAGCAATCAGGCTGCGAAATCACTGCTGATAGTGAAATTACCGCAACTGGACGAAGAATCAAAAAGAAGATTGTTATCTACCCGGCAATGTGGGTTGAACCACATGCTACAAACACCATTTTCGTGAACGATGCTTATATCAAGTACGCCAAGCCATATGCCGTCCAAAAGATTCTAGATAACATTTGA
- a CDS encoding AAA domain-containing protein — protein MDARKHLIIIKGKDQTDSVASFQFHDGKCEVVYISAPNKTYSFQRSSVEILPLQKKIDPAQVIVTANGQTISEIDELLDFGGYYRIVRNGKRDLSFRRSEVQFRQNCLTDGKNQETCQYFKETAAAISLVAENGINILSMQYDKIKQVSEDTVLASYLAPQKDVKMPQMPEAVIYPFGLNQSQKLAVERALSSKISIIQGPPGTGKTQTILNIIANVVRSGKNVAVVSNNNSATHNVVEKLEKKNSAFLTAFLGILANKERGFWMHRQAPIRI, from the coding sequence ATGGACGCACGAAAGCACTTAATTATCATAAAAGGAAAAGACCAGACGGACTCGGTTGCGAGCTTTCAGTTCCATGACGGGAAGTGCGAGGTCGTCTATATCAGTGCGCCCAATAAGACATACAGCTTTCAGCGTAGCAGTGTGGAGATCCTACCCCTGCAAAAGAAAATCGACCCTGCGCAGGTGATTGTCACCGCAAATGGGCAGACCATCAGCGAAATTGATGAGCTTCTCGACTTCGGTGGGTATTATCGTATTGTCCGCAACGGAAAGAGAGATTTATCATTCCGTAGGAGCGAAGTGCAGTTCCGGCAAAATTGCCTGACAGACGGTAAAAATCAAGAAACATGCCAATATTTCAAGGAGACTGCCGCTGCAATCAGTCTGGTGGCGGAAAACGGTATCAACATTCTAAGCATGCAGTATGACAAGATCAAGCAGGTCAGCGAGGATACCGTGTTGGCAAGCTATCTTGCACCGCAGAAAGACGTCAAAATGCCCCAGATGCCGGAGGCAGTGATCTATCCGTTTGGCCTGAACCAGAGTCAAAAGCTGGCGGTAGAACGGGCGCTTTCCTCCAAAATCAGTATCATTCAGGGGCCTCCGGGTACTGGAAAGACACAGACGATCCTGAATATCATCGCCAATGTTGTCCGCAGTGGAAAAAACGTGGCGGTTGTCTCCAACAACAATTCCGCAACGCATAATGTTGTGGAAAAGCTGGAGAAGAAAAATTCAGCCTTTCTGACTGCGTTTCTCGGCATCCTTGCCAACAAAGAGAGAGGTTTCTGGATGCACAGACAGGCACCTATCCGAATATGA
- a CDS encoding AAA domain-containing protein, translated as MSDWEMPPEEQQQLDRETTALSKELNEMLNAKNRIAEIEQEFLRLNPEQHYFEEYYASYSDVPMDSMDKLSSQKLLALWMEFEQHAERETRLGLLQKISIMFRFNRNALKLFIRSPEQVIPYLQSQFYSVKRQELEAEKQELHRKLERYAFDAKMEELTQKSLRLFRAELATRYHWRNNRRCFEKNDFRRNSEEFTREYPVVLSTTYSIKGTLSIDHIYDYLIVDEASQVDLATGVLAFSCARNIVIVGDLKQLPNVLTEDDIRTSDAIWQKHSLDERYRFSTHSLLSSALEIWQDAPVTLLREHYRCHPKIINFCNQKFYHGQLIVMTKDHDEPDVLTMFRTIAGNHARGHLNQRQIDVIQQEVLPRLHQQNFQSIGIITPYRDQVTAIRKQLGDTYEVDTVHKFQGREQDAIILTSVDNVITDFVDDPHMLNVAVSRAVHSLTVVTSQDPRNDQTNYGDLTRYIEYNNFEVIQSQVYSVFDMLYQGYAEQRKVYLQKHKRVSEYDSENLMYSVIQEVLSEEAFSTIGCAVHVSLATLVKDYEPLTGEERKYARNPLTHVDFLLFNQMDKQPVLAIEVDGTGFHEAGSKQAERDIKKNSILKKCAISLLRLRTDGSGEREKIRTALKRK; from the coding sequence ATGAGCGATTGGGAAATGCCGCCGGAGGAGCAACAGCAATTAGACCGGGAAACAACTGCGCTTTCCAAAGAACTGAACGAAATGCTCAATGCTAAAAACCGCATTGCGGAAATTGAGCAGGAGTTCTTGCGGCTAAACCCGGAGCAGCATTATTTTGAGGAATATTACGCAAGTTACAGCGATGTGCCAATGGATAGCATGGACAAGCTGTCCTCGCAGAAGCTTCTTGCGCTTTGGATGGAATTTGAACAGCATGCAGAGCGTGAGACTCGCTTGGGCCTGTTGCAAAAAATATCCATCATGTTTCGATTCAACCGTAATGCGCTCAAATTGTTTATCCGTTCCCCGGAACAGGTCATTCCCTATTTGCAGAGTCAGTTTTATTCGGTGAAGAGGCAGGAACTGGAGGCTGAAAAGCAGGAATTGCACCGAAAGCTGGAGCGTTACGCTTTCGACGCGAAAATGGAAGAGCTCACACAGAAGTCCCTGCGGCTGTTCCGGGCGGAACTGGCAACACGGTATCATTGGCGAAATAATAGACGGTGCTTTGAAAAGAATGATTTCCGCCGGAATTCCGAAGAGTTTACCCGCGAGTATCCGGTGGTGCTTAGCACGACCTATTCCATCAAAGGAACGCTGAGCATCGATCATATCTACGATTACTTGATCGTGGATGAAGCCTCACAGGTCGATTTAGCCACAGGGGTGCTGGCATTTTCCTGTGCGCGGAATATCGTGATTGTCGGGGACTTGAAGCAGCTCCCCAATGTGCTGACGGAGGATGACATTCGCACCAGCGATGCCATTTGGCAAAAGCATTCCTTGGATGAGCGTTATCGCTTTTCTACCCACAGTTTGCTGTCCTCTGCATTGGAAATATGGCAGGATGCACCTGTTACGCTGCTGCGGGAACACTACCGCTGTCACCCGAAGATCATCAATTTCTGCAATCAGAAGTTCTACCACGGACAGCTGATCGTTATGACAAAAGACCATGATGAGCCGGATGTGTTGACCATGTTCCGGACGATTGCCGGTAATCACGCCCGTGGGCATCTCAACCAGCGCCAGATCGATGTCATCCAGCAGGAGGTGCTTCCGCGGCTGCATCAGCAAAATTTCCAGAGCATCGGTATTATCACGCCATATCGGGATCAGGTGACAGCCATCCGCAAGCAGCTGGGAGATACTTATGAGGTGGACACCGTCCACAAGTTTCAGGGGCGAGAACAAGATGCGATCATTCTGACCTCAGTCGACAATGTCATCACAGATTTTGTGGATGATCCCCATATGCTGAATGTGGCGGTTTCCCGCGCGGTCCATTCGCTGACGGTGGTCACATCGCAGGACCCACGTAATGACCAGACCAACTACGGTGATTTGACACGATACATCGAATATAACAATTTTGAAGTGATCCAGAGCCAAGTCTACTCCGTGTTCGATATGCTCTACCAGGGCTATGCCGAGCAGCGCAAGGTATATCTGCAAAAACATAAGCGGGTATCTGAGTACGATTCTGAGAATCTCATGTACTCTGTGATTCAAGAGGTGCTGTCCGAAGAGGCATTTTCCACTATCGGCTGCGCTGTACATGTTTCTCTTGCAACACTGGTGAAAGACTATGAACCGTTGACGGGGGAAGAACGCAAATATGCCCGGAATCCGTTGACGCATGTTGATTTTTTGTTATTCAATCAAATGGATAAACAACCTGTGCTAGCAATTGAAGTGGACGGGACTGGCTTCCATGAAGCCGGGAGCAAACAGGCAGAACGCGATATAAAGAAGAACTCCATTCTGAAGAAGTGTGCCATCTCGCTGCTGCGGCTACGTACAGACGGTAGCGGAGAAAGAGAGAAGATTAGGACTGCACTAAAGAGAAAATGA
- a CDS encoding AAA family ATPase: protein MDLSEMQTRVAELEQQISALPAGSVTKKTVNGKEYFYHRWTENKKRREKYIPADELENFRAQIEQRKELEQELKALKKQLPKAKSANLSAFATNVRTGKALRSLAASVRSYRRRECFRQLHDFVYGEPQDKVFILYGLRRTGKTTMIRQIFAEMSDTELAKAAFIQITAKDTLADVNRDLKALEVQGFRYVFLDEVTMMEDFIEGAALFSDVFAACGMKIVLSGTDSLGFLFTEDEQLYDRCILLHTTFIPYREFESVLGVHGIDEYIRYGGTMSLGGVHYNETSTFASKESTDEYVDTAIARNIQHSLRCYQYEGHFRHLRDLYEKGELTSAINRVVEDINHRFTLEVLSQDWKSHDLGISASNLRRDRKNPTDILDRIDLALVTDSLRKLLEIRNKAEQTVALDDVHAAEIKEYLDLLDLTREIDVLHLPDVSTKSERTVIAQPGLRYAQADALIRSLLLDETFSALSLAERTAVQQRILTEIKGRMLEDIVLLETKLTNPKKQVFVLQFPVGEFDMVVFDPEAGSCQIFEIKHSEEAVPQQYRHLIDGQKCAQTEHRYGPIIGKIVLYRGESQEIDGIQYQNVEEYLRNLA, encoded by the coding sequence ATGGACTTATCTGAAATGCAAACCCGCGTGGCGGAGCTGGAACAGCAGATTTCTGCTTTGCCCGCTGGCTCTGTCACGAAGAAAACCGTCAACGGCAAGGAGTATTTTTACCACCGTTGGACGGAGAACAAGAAGCGGCGGGAGAAGTATATTCCTGCTGACGAATTGGAGAATTTCCGCGCGCAGATCGAACAGCGGAAGGAACTGGAGCAGGAGCTGAAAGCGCTGAAAAAGCAGCTGCCCAAGGCGAAATCTGCGAACCTTTCCGCGTTTGCCACCAATGTCCGCACCGGCAAGGCGCTGCGTTCCCTTGCGGCGTCTGTTCGCAGCTATCGCAGGCGCGAGTGTTTCCGGCAGCTGCACGACTTTGTCTATGGTGAGCCGCAGGACAAGGTATTCATCCTCTACGGCCTGCGCCGGACGGGAAAGACCACCATGATCCGCCAGATTTTTGCGGAGATGAGCGACACGGAGCTTGCCAAGGCAGCGTTCATTCAGATCACCGCAAAAGACACGCTGGCAGACGTGAACCGCGACCTTAAGGCATTGGAAGTGCAGGGTTTTCGCTATGTGTTCCTCGACGAAGTGACGATGATGGAGGATTTTATCGAGGGCGCAGCGCTGTTTTCTGACGTGTTTGCGGCCTGCGGTATGAAGATCGTGCTCTCCGGCACGGACTCGCTGGGCTTCCTCTTTACAGAGGACGAGCAGCTTTACGACCGCTGCATCCTGCTGCACACCACATTCATCCCTTACCGTGAGTTTGAATCCGTCCTCGGCGTTCACGGCATTGACGAGTATATCCGCTACGGCGGCACCATGAGTCTCGGCGGCGTCCACTACAACGAGACCTCCACCTTTGCCAGCAAGGAAAGCACCGACGAATATGTGGACACCGCCATCGCCCGCAACATCCAGCACTCCCTGCGCTGCTATCAGTATGAGGGACATTTTCGCCATCTGCGGGATTTATACGAGAAGGGCGAGCTGACCAGCGCCATCAACCGGGTGGTGGAGGACATCAACCATCGCTTTACGCTGGAGGTGCTGTCGCAGGATTGGAAGTCCCACGACCTTGGCATTTCCGCCAGCAATCTGCGCCGGGATCGGAAGAACCCGACGGACATCCTCGACCGCATCGACCTTGCGCTTGTCACCGACAGCCTGCGGAAGCTGCTGGAGATCCGCAACAAGGCAGAGCAGACCGTAGCGCTGGACGATGTTCACGCGGCAGAGATCAAGGAGTATCTGGACTTGCTGGACTTAACGCGAGAGATTGACGTGCTGCACCTGCCGGATGTCAGTACAAAGTCCGAACGCACGGTGATTGCACAGCCGGGGCTCCGCTATGCACAGGCGGATGCGCTGATCCGCAGTCTGCTGCTGGATGAGACGTTCAGCGCCCTGTCTCTTGCGGAGCGCACCGCCGTGCAGCAGCGCATCCTGACCGAGATCAAGGGGCGGATGCTGGAGGACATTGTCCTGCTGGAAACCAAGCTGACAAACCCCAAGAAGCAGGTATTTGTCCTGCAATTCCCCGTGGGCGAATTTGACATGGTGGTGTTTGACCCGGAGGCAGGCTCCTGCCAGATTTTCGAGATCAAGCACAGTGAAGAAGCTGTCCCGCAGCAGTATCGCCATCTGATCGACGGGCAAAAATGCGCCCAGACCGAGCACCGCTACGGCCCGATCATCGGGAAGATTGTCCTCTATCGTGGAGAAAGCCAAGAGATAGACGGCATTCAGTATCAGAATGTGGAAGAATATCTGCGAAACCTTGCATGA